The following coding sequences lie in one Takifugu rubripes chromosome 8, fTakRub1.2, whole genome shotgun sequence genomic window:
- the pip4p1 gene encoding type I phosphatidylinositol 4,5-bisphosphate 4-phosphatase-A: MADPERSPLLSEQHDGTNGLSPGGNCYGYPSKPQSLASFPTSVVLGEPPPPYSPQGSPDSSSAPVINCRVCQSAISVEGKMHQHVVKCGICNEATPIKNAPVGKKYVRCPCNCLLICKVTSQRIACARPYCKRIINLGPVHVSRESPEPQHQPVGIRVICGHCSNVFLWTEISDRTLARCPHCRKVSSIGRTYPRRRSLLCFLLFIVLVASTAGLTVGTWKPAQNSKGIYVSWALLILLALFTVARTVYWTCLKISNPISNIT, translated from the exons ATGGCGGATCCGGAAAGGTCGCCGCTGCTTTCCGAGCAGCACGACGGGACCAACGGCCTCTCTCCCGGAGGAAACTGCTATGGATATCCGTCAAAGCCGCAGA GTCTGGCATCATTCCCCACCTCGGTGGTGCTAGGCGAGCCTCCACCTCCATACTCGCCGCAGGGCAGCCCCGACAGCAGCAGCGCTCCAGTCATCAACTGTCGGGTCTGTCAGAGCGCCATATCTGTGGAGGGCAAGATGCACCAGCACGTGGTCAAGTGCGGCATATGCAACGAGGCCACC CCAATAAAGAACGCTCCGGTCGGGAAGAAGTATGTTCGCTGTCCATGCAACTGTCTGCTGATTTGCAAAGTCACATCGCAGAGGATCGCCTGTGCCAGGCCTTACTg caaacGCATCATCAACCTGGGTCCAGTTCACGTAAGCAGGGAGAGTCCTGAGCCGCAGCATCAGCCCGTGGGCATCCGGGTCATCTGTGGCCACTGTTCCAACGTATTCCTG TGGACAGAGATTTCAGACAGGACGTTGGCCCGATGTCCACACTGCCGGAAAGT ctcctccattgGCCGGACGTACCCCCGGAGGAGGAGCCTGCTGTGCTTCCTGCTCTTCATTGTCCTCGTAGCCTCCACTGCAGGACTTACg GTCGGTACGTGGAAGCCGGCCCAGAACTCCAAAGGAATCTACGTTTCGTGGGCGCTGCTGATCCTCCTTGCTTTGTTTACTGTGGCACGAACCGTCTACTGGACATGTCTGAAAATAAGCAACCCCATATCCAACATCACGTAG
- the LOC115250750 gene encoding transcription factor 7-like 1, protein MLFMTEQRPNISRELWRKGSSTVNSYLATMWRSMSKEDQSKYFKRAAQLKQIHKMNNPTWSTQLNYGKKRHRDRKYRVFPLDPKSNYLMGNPGQPVQRRLSLPTYLPQQPYSCSFPQQGPLIQAPFPQGSSMSIHPHMAGRQDQNPHLWIHSQEACMQSSEIQAHVPHALYMNPCPPQGFMRIPDKGVCTLNPPQELCMENTVVGPVPDHVLEER, encoded by the exons ATGCTGTTCATGACGGAGCAGAGACCAAACATCTCAAGAGAACTCTGGCGCAAAGGCAGCAGCACTGTGAACTCATATCTGGCAACAATG TGGAGGTCAATGTCAAAGGAAGATCAGTCCAAATATTTCAAAAGGGCAGCACAACTGAAGCAGATTCATAAAATGAACAACCCCACCTGGTCCACCCAGTTGAATTAC GGTAAAAAAAGACACAGGGACAGGAAATACAGAGTTTTCCCCCTCGATCCCAAGAGCAATTATCTCATGGGGAACCCTGGACAGCCTGTGCAGCGCAGATTGAGTCTTCCCACCTATCTTCCACAGCAACCTTACAGCTGCAGTTTTCCCCAACAAGGACCCCTCATCCAAGCACCTTTCCCACAGGGTTCTAGCATGTCTATTCATCCACACATGGCAGGGAGGCAAGATCAAAACCCACATTTGTGGATACACAGTCAGGAAGCATGCATGCAAAGTTCTGAGATCCAAGCGCATGTCCCCCATGCACTCTACATGAATCCTTGTCCCCCACAAGGATTCATGAGAATTCCTGACAAGGGAGTGTGTACACTGAATCCCCCACAGGAGCTGTGCATGGAGAACACTGTAGTTGGTCCAGTCCCAGACCATGTTCTGGAGGAGCGGTAA